Proteins co-encoded in one Oreochromis aureus strain Israel breed Guangdong linkage group 3, ZZ_aureus, whole genome shotgun sequence genomic window:
- the LOC120438124 gene encoding stonustoxin subunit beta-like → QLTIDTNTVNTNLQLSDNNRKVTHVEEVQSYPDHPDRFNVRPQLLCRNGLTGRCYWEVEWRGDVYISVSYRRIKRKGDSDDCVFGLNDLSWSLYCSDDGPRSVWHNNRQTSISSSSSSSSVSNRAAVYVDCPAGTLSFYRVSSDTLIHLHTFNTTFTETLYPGFGFYPGSSVSLLLS, encoded by the coding sequence caactcacaatcgacacaaacacagtgaacacaaacctccaactgtctgacaacaacaggaaggtgacacatgtggaggaggttcagtcatatcctgatcatccagacagatttaaTGTTcgtcctcagctgctgtgtagaaatggtctgactggtcgctgttactgggaggtcgagtggagaggagacgtttatatatcagtgagttacagaagaatcaaaaggaaaggagacagtgatgactgtgtgtttggactCAACGATCTTTCCTGGAGTCTTTACTGTTCTGATGATGGTCCTCGTTCTGTCtggcacaataacagacaaacatccatctcctcctcctcctcctcctcctctgtctctaacagagcagcagtgtatgtggactgtcctgctggcactctgtccttctacagagtctcctctgacactctgatccaccttcacaccttcaacaccacattcactgaaacgctttatcctgggtttggaTTTTATCCTGGCTCCTCAGTGAGTCTCTTGCTGagttga